One window from the genome of Verrucomicrobiota bacterium encodes:
- a CDS encoding SOS response-associated peptidase encodes MTDRYTITTNKNTLLVQFNLESIDGYVPSYNAAPAHILPVITMGSAGLSFFYWGQIPERAKNKSISQKLLYIDGESLITKQLLHKDLLEQRCLIVADGFYGWKRISKKGKVAHRITFKENEVLGFGGTWEEFENDDGEVVHTFKIITTPSNALVDAMSPRMPLMLGREQEKLWLDKETDISSLLDLIKPYSVSKMHLYTVSPKVKDPNFNHPSLIEPFAPTDQFGNYSLFD; translated from the coding sequence TACAATTTAATTTAGAAAGTATAGACGGTTATGTACCCAGTTACAATGCTGCACCCGCACATATCTTACCTGTAATAACCATGGGATCAGCCGGTCTTTCCTTCTTCTATTGGGGGCAAATCCCGGAGCGGGCTAAAAACAAGTCTATAAGTCAAAAGCTTCTGTATATCGATGGTGAATCGCTCATTACAAAACAGCTACTTCATAAAGACCTGTTAGAGCAGAGATGCCTCATTGTTGCTGATGGATTTTATGGCTGGAAACGAATAAGTAAGAAAGGCAAGGTAGCCCATCGCATAACTTTCAAAGAAAATGAAGTTCTTGGATTTGGCGGTACTTGGGAAGAATTTGAAAATGACGATGGTGAAGTAGTTCATACTTTTAAGATCATTACCACTCCATCAAATGCATTAGTAGATGCCATGTCACCTCGAATGCCATTAATGCTAGGTCGTGAGCAGGAAAAGTTATGGTTAGATAAGGAAACCGACATTAGTTCGCTATTAGATCTGATTAAGCCTTACTCAGTCAGCAAGATGCATCTCTACACCGTATCCCCGAAAGTAAAAGATCCTAATTTTAACCATCCCTCCCTTATCGAGCCCTTTGCTCCTACAGATCAGTTCGGGAATTACTCGCTTTTCGATTGA
- a CDS encoding tetratricopeptide repeat protein, translating to MRILLFLTAYLLNFSSFSQDRLSLIIKAEDQLISGDTTEALNTFKNVLEDFPRSFSATKRLSEVYYYLKDYHNAILYVNIAIEIAEDYFFESGEHKNTAQYRLDLADAHHLKGLIRMKQFRFKDALNQVNQALQFDSLNTAIQLDRAMIYFTANDLDSARYYLQSLKSQPVIRSKVLFSIANAYYKEKRLDSALYYYDEVIHYYPIFKAAHHYRGMVLTEMQRYRKAVEAYSTYIQLDSSSEEVFFRRAVLLNELADMTEALKDWSKVIELNNENQEAYRNRGLTYFQLGNYDKAIQDFDKALELEPDQAYTEINRGYSHYLVNDLKQALMDLDNGIKKMPRYYFGYYFRALVHLRLKNRKQACNDAKRAAALGMAESAMDDLVLKKCF from the coding sequence ATGAGGATCTTATTATTTCTTACAGCTTACCTACTGAATTTTTCCTCCTTCAGCCAAGACAGATTAAGTTTGATTATAAAGGCTGAAGACCAACTTATCTCAGGTGATACAACAGAAGCCTTGAACACATTCAAAAATGTATTAGAGGATTTCCCCCGAAGCTTCAGCGCTACCAAAAGACTATCTGAAGTTTATTACTACCTAAAAGACTATCATAACGCTATCCTTTATGTAAATATAGCAATAGAGATAGCTGAGGATTATTTTTTTGAGAGCGGTGAACATAAAAATACAGCTCAATACCGTCTGGATCTGGCCGATGCACATCACCTTAAAGGTTTGATCCGCATGAAACAGTTTCGTTTCAAAGACGCCCTTAACCAAGTCAATCAGGCTTTGCAGTTTGACTCATTAAACACTGCCATTCAGTTGGACAGAGCTATGATATATTTCACGGCTAATGATTTAGATAGCGCCAGATATTATCTTCAGTCATTAAAGTCTCAACCTGTGATCAGAAGTAAGGTATTATTTAGCATAGCTAATGCTTACTACAAGGAAAAGAGACTTGATAGCGCCCTTTATTATTATGACGAAGTAATCCATTATTATCCAATATTTAAAGCAGCCCATCATTATAGGGGGATGGTATTGACTGAAATGCAGCGCTACAGGAAGGCGGTTGAAGCTTATTCGACATATATTCAGCTGGACAGCTCATCTGAAGAGGTTTTTTTCAGAAGGGCAGTTTTACTGAATGAATTAGCCGATATGACCGAGGCTCTTAAAGATTGGTCGAAAGTCATTGAATTGAATAATGAAAACCAGGAGGCTTACAGAAATAGAGGGCTAACCTATTTCCAACTAGGTAATTATGATAAAGCGATTCAGGATTTTGACAAAGCCCTTGAACTGGAGCCTGACCAGGCTTACACAGAAATTAACCGCGGGTATTCACACTATTTAGTTAACGATCTAAAACAGGCGCTTATGGATTTGGATAATGGCATAAAGAAAATGCCAAGGTATTATTTTGGCTATTATTTTAGAGCCTTAGTTCATCTACGACTGAAAAATAGGAAACAGGCTTGTAATGATGCCAAGCGCGCCGCAGCGTTGGGAATGGCGGAATCAGCGATGGATGATTTGGTATTGAAGAAGTGTTTTTAA